One Pararge aegeria chromosome 1, ilParAegt1.1, whole genome shotgun sequence genomic region harbors:
- the LOC120634209 gene encoding LOW QUALITY PROTEIN: chitinase-3-like protein 1 (The sequence of the model RefSeq protein was modified relative to this genomic sequence to represent the inferred CDS: inserted 1 base in 1 codon) produces the protein MTEVVVCYYGTWATYRTGDGKFDVGHINTDLCTHIIYTFAGINNQGIVVALDPELDLPDSGKDNYRKFNALKQYKPSLKTLLAIGGYNQGSAKYSVMAASSSLRKNFITSATEMALKYGFDGIDIDWEYPNGRDTVYGRADVDNFTQLLKEMRAEFDKHGLLLSAAVAAVGKVAALYYDIPAFTQYVDYVNLMTYDMNGSWDSVTGHNAPLXQGDENVAKQNVFTVDLSLEYWLQQGCPAHKLVLGIPLYGRTFLLTNANNSGVRARASGPGIAGPWTATNGFIGYNEFCLRQKTESWNLRYDSSAKVPYAVQGRNWVSYDDPNSIASKIEHALKYNLAGAMIWSIETDDFRGKCAGDFPLLRAINQALGKYSATTTPAASSTTTTSTTTTTTTPKPNSPSPSVCQREGYNPNLANCNSFYVCTRGGFGGLVPHLFTCPANLHWDQQNSVCNYSQQANCEN, from the exons aggTCGTCGTATGTTACTATGGTACATGGGCAACGTATAGAACCGGTGACGGTAAATTTGATGTTGGTCACATCAATACCGATCTTTGCACACACATTATTTATACGTTTGCTGGGATCAATAACCAAGGGATTGTTGTTGCTTTGGACCCCGAATTAGACTTACCTGACTCCGGAAAAG ataactACAGAAAGTTTAACGCTCTCAAGCAGTACAAGCCTAGCCTAAAAACCTTATTAGCTATCGGAGGGTATAATCAGGGATCAGCCAAGTACTCTGTG ATGGCAGCAAGTTCCTCTTTACGAAAGAATTTCATTACGAGTGCTACTGAAATGGCACTAAAGTATGGCTTCGATGGCATCGACATAGACTGGGAATATCCTAATGGTCGCGACACTGTCTACGGGAGAGCTGACGTCGACAACTTCACTCAACTTCTGAAGGAGATGAGGGCAGAGTTCGACAAACACGGTCTGTTGTTGAGTGCGGCGGTAGCTGCCGTGGGAAAGGTCGCAGCTTTGTACTACGATATACCAGCTTTTACACA GTACGTAGATTATGTGAACTTAATGACATACGATATGAATGGTTCGTGGGACTCGGTTACCGGACACAACGCTCCTC CTCAAGGTGACGAAAATGTTGCTAAACAGAACGTTTTCACTGTTGATCTGTCCCTGGAGTATTGGCTTCAGCAAG GTTGTCCTGCACACAAGTTGGTACTGGGTATACCGCTATATGGACGCACCTTCCTACTGACGAATGCTAATAACAGCGGAGTACGTGCGCGAGCAAGTGGTCCTGGAATCGCAGGCCCATGGACCGCTACTAATGGATTCATCGGGTACAATGAA TTTTGCCTGAGGCAGAAAACGGAGTCTTGGAACTTACGTTATGACAGCTCAGCCAAAGTTCCTTATGCCGTTCAAGGTCGCAACTGGGTTTCCTATGACGATCCAAACTCCATAGCCTCTAAAATTGAACACgctttaaaatataacctaGCTGGAGCTATGATATGGAGTATAGAAACTGATGATTTCCGTGGGAAATGCGCAGGAGACTTTCCTTTGCTCAGAGCTATCAACCAAGCTCTGGGAAAGTATTCTGCGACAACAACACCAGCAGCCAGTTCTACAACAACCACGTCAACtacaactactactactactcctAAGCCG AATT CACCTTCACCATCGGTTTGCCAAAGAGAAGGATATAACCCTAACCTTGCTAACTGCAACAGTTTCTATGTATGTACCAGAGGTGGATTCGGGGGGCTTGTACCACACCTTTTCACCTGCCCAGCGAACCTTCATTGGGACCAACAAAATTCAGTATGCAACTACTCTCAACAAGCAAATTGTGAAAACTAA